Proteins found in one Borreliella burgdorferi B31 genomic segment:
- a CDS encoding plasmid maintenance protein — MKAVIPSYSHQINTNKSNKLLSKDCKLKKIISVIIYLNKEFEKKYNESIHRIHFDPEKLKEIRVHHQGDILRVLNSNIHRENKKETTINTLRIDLRFLVKLKALEKRMLTFSNNFGEFRGKLCIYKASPIAYKLIDTYFSNTKSDLIKKVKKEKDVLREKKEHCKPQNITENITVYNKQYINIYNKNSIENSFLKKIKSIVSNTKNPIKTLKNTLLNYKDFKNYLKYDYEVKDIKEFFLSKLNIYKHKIHFMRKIAPYKTDFYTLAGEFKDIYTTKWKADKITSFSGHAGTIANNILSKILSKGLKFE, encoded by the coding sequence ATGAAAGCCGTTATACCTAGTTATAGCCATCAAATTAATACCAATAAATCTAATAAATTACTTTCAAAAGACTGTAAACTTAAAAAAATAATTTCGGTTATTATTTACTTAAATAAAGAGTTTGAAAAAAAATATAATGAATCAATACACAGAATTCATTTTGACCCTGAAAAACTAAAAGAAATTCGGGTTCATCATCAAGGAGATATACTTCGAGTGCTAAACTCAAATATACATAGAGAGAATAAAAAAGAAACTACAATTAATACTCTAAGAATAGATTTAAGATTTTTGGTTAAGCTAAAAGCATTGGAAAAAAGAATGCTAACATTTTCAAATAACTTCGGAGAATTTAGAGGAAAGCTCTGTATATATAAGGCATCCCCTATTGCATATAAATTGATCGACACATATTTTAGCAACACCAAATCAGACTTAATTAAAAAAGTAAAGAAAGAAAAAGATGTTTTAAGGGAAAAGAAAGAGCATTGTAAACCTCAAAATATCACTGAAAATATCACTGTATATAATAAACAATATATAAATATATATAATAAGAATTCTATAGAAAACTCTTTTTTAAAAAAAATTAAATCCATAGTTTCTAATACAAAAAACCCAATTAAAACACTAAAAAACACTTTATTAAACTATAAAGATTTTAAAAATTATTTAAAATATGATTATGAGGTAAAAGATATTAAAGAGTTTTTCTTGTCCAAATTAAACATTTATAAGCATAAAATCCACTTTATGAGAAAAATTGCACCCTATAAAACCGATTTTTATACTCTTGCAGGAGAATTTAAAGATATTTATACTACTAAATGGAAAGCAGATAAAATAACTAGCTTTTCAGGACATGCTGGTACAATAGCCAATAATATTTTATCTAAAATTTTGTCAAAGGGATTGAAATTTGAGTAA
- a CDS encoding complement regulator-acquiring protein encodes MSYQNDGLNKNKASKNHNYKKQLGKKYVRGEKNELLSWINNFVEVNNKAIDNSFEKFKSEPSNQYNLPFKNVSWYTLRKTLADNVEESKKARGCLYAVLDYNESELKELGLILNSNLHSIKKIANKIMQNAGIEFQFRFEAIMRLLLDKKNNLMLLNIPDLKRIKICLENFLSLRTTFRELVKQLLNDYNSNKESIKSENIKLGDYLNKAFSDIVLSMDKNPINLEKEIRNIIVI; translated from the coding sequence ATTTCATATCAAAACGATGGTTTAAATAAAAATAAGGCTAGCAAAAATCATAATTATAAAAAACAACTTGGGAAAAAATATGTGCGGGGAGAAAAGAATGAACTTTTATCTTGGATAAATAATTTTGTAGAAGTTAATAATAAAGCCATAGATAATTCTTTTGAAAAATTCAAAAGTGAGCCATCTAATCAATATAATCTTCCATTTAAAAATGTTAGTTGGTATACACTAAGGAAAACACTTGCTGATAATGTAGAAGAATCTAAAAAGGCTAGAGGGTGTTTGTATGCGGTTTTAGATTACAATGAAAGCGAGTTGAAAGAATTAGGATTAATTTTAAATTCAAATTTACATAGCATTAAGAAGATTGCTAATAAAATTATGCAAAATGCGGGCATAGAATTCCAATTTAGATTTGAGGCAATAATGAGGCTGTTACTTGATAAAAAAAACAACCTAATGTTATTAAATATTCCTGATCTTAAAAGGATTAAAATTTGTCTTGAAAATTTTTTATCTTTAAGAACAACCTTTAGAGAGCTTGTTAAACAATTATTAAATGATTATAACAGCAATAAAGAGTCCATCAAGTCTGAAAATATCAAATTGGGAGATTATTTAAATAAAGCTTTTTCAGATATTGTTTTAAGCATGGATAAAAATCCTATAAATCTAGAAAAAGAGATTCGAAATATTATTGTTATTTAA
- a CDS encoding fibronectin-binding protein — protein MKKVKSKYLALGLLFGFISCDLFIRYEMKEESPGLFDKGNSILETSEESIKKPMNKKGKGKIARKKGKSKVSRKEPYIHSLKRDSANKSNFLQKNVILEEESLKTELLKEQSETRKEKIQKQQDEYKGMTQGSLNSLSGESGELEEPIESNEIDLTIDSDLRPKSSLQGIAGSNSISYTDEIEEEDYDQYYLDEYDEEDEEEIRLSNRYQSYLEGVKYNVDSAIQTITKIYNTYTLFSTKLTQMYSTRLDNFAKAKAKEEAAKFTKEDLEKNFKTLLNYIQVSVKTAANFVYINDTHAKRKLENIEAEIKTLIAKIKEQSNLYEAYKAIVTSILLMRDSLKEVQGIIDKNGVWY, from the coding sequence ATGAAAAAAGTTAAAAGTAAATATTTGGCTTTGGGATTACTTTTTGGTTTTATAAGTTGTGATTTATTCATAAGATATGAAATGAAAGAGGAATCCCCTGGCTTATTTGATAAGGGAAACTCTATTTTAGAGACTAGCGAGGAATCTATTAAAAAGCCTATGAATAAGAAAGGTAAAGGTAAGATTGCTAGAAAGAAAGGCAAAAGCAAGGTTTCTAGAAAAGAACCGTATATTCATAGTTTAAAAAGGGACTCTGCTAATAAAAGCAATTTTTTACAAAAAAATGTAATTTTAGAGGAAGAAAGTTTAAAAACTGAATTATTAAAAGAGCAATCTGAGACTAGAAAAGAAAAAATACAAAAACAACAAGATGAATATAAAGGGATGACTCAAGGAAGTTTAAATTCCCTTAGCGGTGAAAGTGGTGAATTGGAGGAGCCTATTGAAAGTAATGAAATTGATCTTACTATAGATTCTGATTTAAGGCCAAAGAGTTCCTTACAAGGCATTGCAGGATCAAACTCTATTTCATACACTGATGAAATAGAGGAAGAGGATTATGATCAGTATTATTTAGATGAATATGATGAAGAGGATGAAGAGGAAATAAGATTAAGCAATCGATATCAATCTTATCTAGAAGGTGTTAAATATAATGTAGATTCAGCAATTCAAACAATTACTAAGATATATAATACTTATACATTATTTTCAACAAAGCTAACCCAAATGTATTCTACACGCCTTGACAACTTTGCTAAAGCCAAAGCTAAAGAAGAAGCTGCAAAGTTTACAAAAGAAGACCTTGAAAAAAATTTCAAGACCTTATTAAATTATATTCAAGTAAGTGTAAAGACTGCAGCAAATTTTGTATACATAAATGACACGCATGCAAAAAGGAAATTAGAGAACATTGAAGCAGAAATAAAAACTTTAATTGCAAAGATCAAAGAACAATCTAATTTATACGAAGCATATAAAGCAATAGTAACGTCAATCTTATTAATGAGGGATTCTCTTAAAGAAGTGCAAGGTATCATTGACAAGAATGGCGTTTGGTACTAA
- a CDS encoding DUF226 domain-containing protein yields MSNLLEKLRNKKSDIEKRIIFNRIEEIDSRKIYCTKIFKHLVSFKITNKGKRLRLTFQEFNNNEDFLFFNLFPLRENDKFLEIKYKHDKLDRPFFLKKENNKTYAIKKLYYIEFVFKNGSIKAYVQSLRTLLRKNKETTEYYQFNLSHLKKMEKKVYEFYNKKLKDGGVINKWIKKNQL; encoded by the coding sequence TTGAGTAATTTGCTTGAAAAACTCAGAAACAAAAAAAGTGATATAGAAAAAAGAATTATATTCAATAGAATTGAAGAAATAGATAGTAGAAAAATATACTGTACAAAAATATTTAAACATTTAGTTAGTTTTAAAATTACAAACAAAGGAAAAAGGCTAAGACTTACTTTTCAAGAATTTAATAACAATGAAGATTTTCTTTTCTTCAATTTATTTCCTTTAAGAGAAAATGATAAGTTCCTAGAAATAAAATATAAGCATGATAAACTTGATAGACCCTTTTTTCTTAAAAAAGAAAATAATAAAACTTATGCAATAAAAAAGCTCTATTATATAGAGTTTGTCTTTAAAAATGGCTCTATTAAAGCCTATGTTCAATCTTTAAGAACACTTTTAAGAAAAAATAAAGAAACTACCGAGTATTATCAATTCAATTTATCACATTTGAAAAAAATGGAAAAAAAAGTATATGAATTTTATAATAAAAAACTAAAAGATGGGGGGGTTATAAATAAATGGATCAAAAAAAACCAATTGTAA
- a CDS encoding lipoprotein, which produces MKKYIINLSLCLLLLSCNLFSKDSRSRQKYNFKVPAKSVSNPINKENIDTEKGTNTTLCIKEKDSRIIIKDCINNQELFKVKSKRRYDFKKAMLLGIQTALKVINIGNNNKKLTSIKKHNDHILLEFKDNKIYIIRLSELKKHLLKSKKKPLLGSPIPGGGDAEFVDDPDGRIEAELEAEQEQEMLDREDFGDEEDEELEEEIFGKEKPNN; this is translated from the coding sequence TTGAAAAAATATATTATCAATTTAAGTTTATGTTTATTATTGCTTTCATGCAATCTTTTTTCAAAAGATTCTCGATCACGCCAAAAATACAATTTTAAAGTACCCGCTAAATCGGTTTCAAATCCTATCAATAAAGAAAATATAGACACTGAAAAAGGTACTAACACTACACTTTGCATAAAAGAAAAAGATAGCAGAATTATAATTAAAGATTGTATTAATAATCAAGAGCTTTTTAAAGTAAAATCTAAAAGAAGATATGATTTTAAAAAAGCCATGCTTCTTGGAATTCAAACAGCTTTAAAAGTTATAAATATTGGCAATAATAATAAAAAATTAACTTCCATAAAAAAACATAATGATCATATTTTATTAGAATTTAAAGATAATAAGATATATATAATTCGATTATCTGAACTTAAAAAACATTTACTAAAAAGCAAGAAAAAACCACTATTAGGAAGTCCGATACCGGGCGGCGGAGATGCAGAATTTGTAGATGATCCTGATGGCAGAATAGAAGCAGAATTAGAGGCAGAACAAGAGCAAGAGATGTTAGATAGAGAAGATTTTGGAGACGAAGAAGACGAAGAATTAGAAGAAGAAATATTTGGAAAAGAAAAACCTAACAATTGA
- a CDS encoding immunogenic protein P37 has translation MNLMIKVLIFSLFLSFISCKLYEAVDKSLIKDNKRSGRKARSISYKEVNNQEQNNEKNLKEAKESKKNNNLGIQKDGIVNTNPSVASDASEKHTNRQPQQVNNNSRETSEARNIIQEIYTSLEEVNKITTDLETIKSRLNNIKSKVDNASSFLNNARKSNKANPTLLPKLDQAIRKVSSSHAYANSNYSDAVSALKSSKHDFEYANRKAEDALQEALNNSNTQGYQYARYHYYMNDAKEAMGRAKVSLKTAKQKQEKLKDKMDQANKEFEELNKAHEAALSSRES, from the coding sequence ATGAATTTAATGATTAAAGTATTAATATTCAGTTTATTTTTAAGCTTTATCTCTTGCAAGCTATATGAAGCTGTAGATAAATCTCTTATAAAAGACAACAAAAGAAGTGGTCGTAAAGCTAGAAGTATTAGTTATAAGGAAGTAAATAATCAAGAACAAAATAATGAAAAGAACCTAAAAGAAGCAAAAGAAAGTAAAAAAAACAATAATTTAGGTATACAAAAAGATGGTATTGTAAACACAAACCCTTCCGTTGCTAGCGATGCTAGTGAAAAACATACTAATAGACAACCTCAACAAGTTAATAATAACTCTAGGGAAACTAGTGAAGCTAGAAACATTATACAAGAAATTTATACCTCTTTAGAAGAAGTTAATAAAATAACTACAGATTTAGAAACAATAAAGTCAAGACTTAATAATATAAAAAGTAAAGTTGACAATGCTAGTTCTTTTTTAAATAATGCTAGAAAATCTAATAAAGCTAACCCAACCTTATTGCCTAAACTTGATCAAGCTATTCGCAAAGTTAGTAGCAGCCATGCTTATGCTAACTCTAATTATTCAGATGCAGTAAGTGCCTTAAAAAGTTCTAAGCACGATTTTGAGTATGCAAATAGAAAAGCAGAAGATGCTTTACAAGAAGCGTTAAATAATAGCAATACTCAAGGTTACCAATATGCTCGATACCACTATTATATGAATGATGCTAAAGAAGCAATGGGCAGGGCTAAAGTTAGCCTTAAGACTGCTAAGCAGAAACAAGAAAAACTTAAAGACAAGATGGATCAAGCAAATAAAGAGTTTGAAGAGTTAAATAAAGCACATGAAGCTGCTTTAAGTAGTAGAGAATCTTAG
- the bdr gene encoding Bdr family repetitive protein codes for MSNFACEAKPKYEYVKQVFLDKDFPEDVVDYVLLRSSNYVYENLESSMSMLEKEMNKARDEFRSGIGKLDERIGKLDEKVEKVRSELSAEIKTVRSELKGEIVKLDERIEKVRSELKGEIVKLDERIGKLDEKINTNHKELIGLFKEIRSENNSHIKSLIYPFYWILGIFIPSVVGMFLYLLQK; via the coding sequence ATGAGTAATTTTGCATGTGAAGCTAAACCCAAATATGAGTATGTAAAGCAGGTATTTCTTGATAAGGATTTTCCAGAAGATGTAGTTGATTATGTGCTACTTCGTAGTTCAAATTATGTATATGAAAACCTAGAAAGTAGCATGAGTATGCTAGAAAAGGAAATGAATAAAGCTAGAGATGAGTTTAGAAGTGGAATAGGGAAGTTAGATGAAAGAATAGGCAAGTTAGATGAAAAGGTAGAAAAAGTAAGAAGTGAGCTTTCTGCAGAGATAAAGACAGTAAGAAGTGAGCTTAAGGGTGAGATAGTAAAGTTAGATGAAAGAATAGAAAAAGTAAGAAGTGAGCTTAAGGGTGAGATAGTAAAGTTAGATGAAAGAATAGGCAAGTTAGATGAAAAAATAAATACAAATCATAAAGAGCTTATAGGGTTGTTTAAGGAAATAAGAAGTGAGAACAACTCGCATATAAAAAGCTTGATATATCCATTTTATTGGATATTAGGAATATTTATTCCATCAGTAGTGGGAATGTTTTTATATTTACTGCAAAAATAG
- a CDS encoding SIMPL domain-containing protein (The SIMPL domain is named for its presence in mouse protein SIMPL (signalling molecule that associates with mouse pelle-like kinase). Bacterial member BP26, from Brucella, was shown to assemble into a channel-like structure, while YggE from E. coli has been associated with resistance to oxidative stress.), giving the protein MFRGKEIYFLLFSLLLFISSIIISHGIKNIGTKNENYITVKGLSEREILSTSSSWGLRYSLTGNTINDINKANNLSLSKIKSFFLKHGFSEDHIKMGFMEFNEETYKESLYKYRAYISLTVHTKNIEKMEAAEKNIAELYNQGILISNSGGPRYYFDNINDIKPEMLADSIRNAKLAALEFAKHSSSKLGKIKNANQGYFEFLPIDRSLGDQERYPKKILRIVTTVSYYLD; this is encoded by the coding sequence ATGTTTAGAGGAAAAGAAATATATTTCTTGTTATTTTCGTTACTTTTGTTTATATCATCAATTATAATTTCTCACGGAATAAAAAACATTGGCACCAAAAATGAAAATTATATTACGGTAAAGGGTCTTAGCGAAAGAGAAATTTTATCAACGTCTTCTAGTTGGGGGCTTAGATACAGCTTAACCGGTAACACTATAAATGATATTAATAAAGCAAATAATTTAAGCTTATCGAAGATTAAAAGTTTTTTTTTAAAACATGGATTTAGCGAAGACCATATAAAAATGGGATTTATGGAATTTAATGAAGAGACTTACAAAGAATCTCTTTATAAGTATAGAGCATATATATCTTTAACTGTTCATACAAAAAATATTGAGAAAATGGAAGCAGCAGAAAAAAATATTGCTGAGCTTTATAATCAAGGTATATTAATTAGTAATAGTGGGGGGCCAAGATATTACTTTGACAATATTAATGATATAAAGCCCGAAATGTTAGCAGATTCAATTAGAAATGCGAAATTAGCGGCTTTGGAATTTGCAAAACATTCAAGTTCAAAATTGGGGAAAATTAAAAACGCAAATCAAGGATATTTTGAATTTCTTCCAATTGATAGAAGCTTGGGCGATCAAGAACGTTATCCAAAAAAAATATTAAGAATCGTTACAACCGTTTCTTATTATTTGGATTGA
- the ade gene encoding adenine deaminase — protein MDLFKIEANYIDIFNKEIYPASIAIANGHIASIEKINATLDEYVLPGFIDAHIHIESSFLVPSNFAHLVVAHGTVATISDPHEIANVNGIDGINFMINNSKKTEFKFFFGAPSCVPALSQEFETSGYVLNDKDIDELMKLDDIYYLAEVMDFKGVINKDIEIINKINSALKRNKVVDGHAPGLSPNLTLKYASSGISTDHECLTIEDARYKLSLGMKILIREGSAAKNFESLHPLISECSKKYCDSLMFCFDDAHPNDILNGHINLIVARAIKHGHDFFDVLKIACINPVLHYKIPVGLLRIGDPADFIITKDIKTFKINKTYINGKLVFNDGISLIPLINEIPINNFNCSKKSISDFKFSTKNKMIPVIKCISNQIITHKTMIDSNLLAPDFQSNIAEDILKIAIINRYKDNSKISIGFIKNFGIRNGAIGSTVAHDSHNIILVGSNDEYLCKAANTIIQNKGGLCALNNEKTIIMELPISGLMSTLSAERVASQYIKLNDFCKNVLGSRLDDPLMTLSFMSLTVVPHLKINDKGLFDVDSFCFVDY, from the coding sequence ATGGATTTATTTAAAATTGAAGCTAATTATATTGACATCTTTAATAAAGAAATTTATCCAGCTAGTATAGCGATTGCAAACGGTCATATTGCGAGCATAGAAAAAATTAATGCGACATTGGATGAATATGTGCTGCCAGGATTTATTGATGCGCATATACATATAGAGAGTTCTTTTCTTGTTCCATCAAACTTTGCTCATTTAGTAGTTGCACACGGCACTGTGGCTACAATAAGCGATCCTCATGAAATAGCCAATGTTAATGGTATTGATGGCATCAATTTTATGATAAATAATTCTAAAAAAACCGAGTTTAAATTTTTTTTTGGAGCTCCTTCTTGTGTGCCAGCGTTGTCACAAGAATTTGAAACTTCAGGATATGTATTAAATGATAAAGATATAGATGAATTGATGAAATTAGATGATATTTACTATTTGGCTGAAGTAATGGATTTTAAAGGCGTGATTAACAAAGATATTGAAATTATAAATAAAATAAATTCTGCATTAAAGCGTAATAAGGTTGTTGATGGGCATGCTCCTGGTTTGTCCCCCAATTTAACTTTAAAGTATGCATCTTCAGGCATTAGCACTGATCATGAATGTTTAACAATAGAAGATGCAAGATATAAATTATCTTTGGGCATGAAAATACTAATTAGAGAAGGAAGTGCCGCTAAAAATTTTGAATCTTTGCATCCTTTGATTAGTGAATGTTCTAAAAAATATTGTGATTCCTTAATGTTTTGTTTTGATGATGCACACCCAAATGACATTCTAAATGGACATATTAATTTAATAGTAGCTCGTGCAATAAAGCATGGGCACGACTTTTTTGATGTTTTGAAAATAGCATGCATTAATCCGGTTTTACACTATAAAATCCCAGTGGGGTTGTTAAGAATAGGAGATCCTGCTGATTTTATAATTACAAAAGATATCAAAACATTCAAAATAAATAAAACCTACATTAATGGTAAATTGGTTTTTAATGATGGAATTTCACTTATCCCATTAATAAATGAAATTCCTATAAACAATTTTAATTGTAGCAAAAAATCTATTTCGGATTTTAAATTTTCCACTAAAAATAAGATGATCCCAGTAATCAAATGCATCAGCAACCAAATTATTACTCATAAAACTATGATTGATAGCAATTTATTGGCCCCAGATTTTCAATCTAATATTGCCGAGGATATTTTAAAAATAGCTATAATAAATCGATATAAAGACAATAGTAAAATTTCTATAGGATTTATAAAAAATTTTGGAATAAGAAACGGCGCCATAGGAAGTACAGTTGCTCATGATTCTCACAACATCATACTTGTTGGAAGCAATGATGAATATTTGTGTAAAGCGGCAAATACAATCATCCAGAATAAGGGGGGTTTATGTGCACTAAACAATGAAAAAACTATAATAATGGAACTTCCTATTTCTGGATTAATGAGTACTCTTTCAGCCGAAAGAGTAGCTTCACAATATATAAAATTAAATGATTTTTGTAAAAATGTTTTAGGCTCTCGGCTTGATGATCCTCTAATGACTTTGTCTTTTATGTCTTTAACGGTGGTTCCCCATTTAAAGATAAATGATAAAGGACTGTTTGATGTTGATTCTTTTTGTTTTGTAGATTATTAA
- a CDS encoding chromosome replication/partitioning protein — protein MIGKESKKKNKKEIILNDRFEDFIDKSQNLNNNQDENLIIYNDLKDQLKLNLKDDIDNKIQRMKILYEIKQKKLYKYDGFKSFEQFIKSFIIAKTQAYTYLKVYEKVLEGVISIDKIKEAGFNSIYHAIQKQGLSEINQEDINTNNKENIPIRILIKDNELYDFCRKDTKRVYFVLKEIFKNKKDILSEIIIKYDNSKKKRNK, from the coding sequence ATGATAGGGAAAGAAAGTAAAAAGAAAAATAAAAAAGAGATCATTTTAAATGATAGATTTGAAGATTTTATTGATAAAAGTCAAAATTTAAATAATAATCAAGATGAAAATTTAATAATTTATAATGATCTAAAAGACCAATTAAAGCTTAATTTAAAAGATGATATTGACAATAAAATTCAAAGAATGAAAATTCTATATGAAATTAAACAAAAAAAGCTTTACAAATATGATGGTTTTAAAAGCTTTGAACAATTTATAAAATCTTTTATAATTGCAAAAACCCAGGCTTATACATATTTAAAAGTTTATGAAAAGGTTTTAGAAGGTGTTATTTCTATTGATAAAATTAAGGAAGCGGGGTTTAATAGCATATATCACGCCATACAAAAACAAGGGTTATCAGAAATAAATCAAGAAGATATTAATACAAACAACAAAGAAAATATCCCAATTAGAATTTTAATAAAAGATAATGAATTATATGATTTTTGTAGAAAAGATACCAAAAGAGTATATTTTGTTTTAAAGGAGATTTTTAAAAATAAAAAAGATATTTTATCGGAGATTATAATTAAATATGATAATTCTAAAAAGAAAAGGAATAAATAA
- a CDS encoding ParA family protein → MDQKKPIVITLASLKGGVGKSSLSILFSYVLKELGKKVLLIDLDPQNSLTSYFNKYISSIKKYNVYEFLKGNTYFDKCENKINEFISIIPSHPILEKFNTDDIDYKEIILEFRLNKSTKSFDFDYIIIDTSPSRNFLLKNALNVTDHIIIPVQVERWSIESFSILTETINNIQIIKNKRYNISIIENQFIKNRNTLKEVEEVLYEKYGKYIKGKIHFSNSIKVFINDLLEPSLKEIYYREAESALKNIL, encoded by the coding sequence ATGGATCAAAAAAAACCAATTGTAATTACACTTGCAAGTTTAAAAGGAGGAGTCGGCAAAAGTTCACTTTCTATACTTTTTTCTTATGTTTTAAAAGAATTGGGGAAAAAAGTGCTACTGATTGATTTAGATCCACAAAATTCTTTAACTTCTTATTTTAATAAGTATATTTCAAGTATTAAAAAGTATAACGTTTATGAATTTTTAAAAGGAAATACGTATTTTGATAAATGTGAAAATAAAATTAATGAATTTATTTCTATAATTCCCTCTCATCCTATTTTAGAAAAATTTAACACGGATGATATAGATTATAAAGAAATTATTTTAGAATTTAGATTAAATAAGAGCACCAAAAGTTTTGATTTTGATTATATTATAATAGATACTTCTCCTAGTAGGAATTTCCTTTTAAAGAATGCTCTAAATGTTACAGACCATATTATAATCCCAGTTCAAGTAGAAAGATGGTCAATAGAAAGCTTTTCTATTTTAACAGAAACAATAAATAATATTCAGATCATTAAAAACAAAAGATATAATATTTCTATTATAGAAAACCAATTTATTAAAAATAGGAATACCTTAAAAGAGGTAGAAGAAGTGCTTTATGAAAAGTATGGCAAATATATAAAAGGTAAAATTCACTTTTCAAATAGTATAAAAGTTTTTATAAATGACCTTTTAGAGCCTTCTTTGAAAGAAATTTATTATAGGGAAGCTGAAAGCGCTTTAAAAAATATACTGTAA